One window from the genome of Nitrosospira multiformis encodes:
- a CDS encoding DUF2782 domain-containing protein gives MRLIILIVLLSAALPAAAQSKPKDLRPIPEVPEPPEIALPSPGADQDDAALEPQVTITRRGEDKIEEYRINGRLYMIKVTPRIGLPYYLIDNQGDGTFSAGGSGGLDQNIRPPMWILRQF, from the coding sequence ATGCGTCTAATAATTCTCATCGTGTTATTGAGCGCTGCCCTGCCGGCAGCGGCACAATCCAAACCCAAGGATTTGCGGCCGATACCGGAAGTACCAGAACCGCCTGAAATAGCCTTGCCTTCACCGGGCGCCGACCAGGATGATGCCGCGCTTGAACCACAGGTTACGATTACCAGGCGCGGAGAGGATAAGATCGAAGAATACCGCATCAATGGGCGTCTCTACATGATCAAAGTGACTCCCCGCATTGGTCTGCCGTATTACCTGATTGATAATCAGGGAGATGGTACATTTTCCGCTGGCGGCTCCGGGGGACTTGATCAGAATATTCGGCCCCCAATGTGGATATTACGCCAGTTTTAA
- a CDS encoding TIGR00730 family Rossman fold protein, translating into MSTQDKLARTMTNDFLEKTWSARESWRVFGIMAEFVEATERLNSIRPAVSIFGSARTLPDHPNYILTEQIARQLSDAGFSVISGGGPGIMEAANKGAYFGTSPSIGLNIQLPHEQHRNTYQDVSQTFRHFFARKYMFVKFATAYVVLPGGFGTLDELMEALTLVQTGKTRKMPIILVCSDFWRGMLDWLRHTLITEGMIAPEDMDLIQVIDEPREVVKAIFRYYETSGFEPSTAEREVQLNL; encoded by the coding sequence ATGAGCACGCAAGATAAGTTAGCCCGTACCATGACAAATGATTTTCTGGAAAAAACCTGGTCGGCGAGGGAGTCGTGGCGCGTGTTCGGCATTATGGCAGAATTTGTCGAAGCTACGGAACGCTTGAATTCAATTCGGCCCGCCGTCAGTATTTTCGGGAGCGCGCGTACGCTTCCCGATCATCCCAACTATATATTAACCGAGCAGATCGCGCGGCAATTGTCCGATGCCGGCTTTTCCGTCATCTCGGGCGGCGGTCCAGGTATCATGGAGGCGGCCAACAAGGGCGCTTACTTTGGCACGTCGCCGAGTATCGGCCTGAATATCCAGCTCCCACACGAACAACATCGTAATACTTACCAGGACGTCAGCCAGACTTTCCGCCATTTTTTTGCGCGCAAGTATATGTTCGTGAAATTCGCTACTGCTTACGTCGTCTTACCCGGCGGATTCGGCACGCTGGACGAACTGATGGAAGCACTCACGCTGGTTCAGACCGGCAAGACACGGAAAATGCCGATTATTCTGGTTTGCTCAGACTTCTGGCGCGGCATGCTCGACTGGCTGCGGCATACCCTCATAACCGAGGGCATGATTGCCCCGGAAGATATGGATTTGATACAGGTGATCGATGAACCCCGCGAAGTAGTCAAGGCAATATTCAGGTATTATGAAACCAGCGGCTTCGAGCCTTCCACAGCTGAACGGGAAGTTCAGCTCAATCTGTAA
- the rpsP gene encoding 30S ribosomal protein S16 — protein sequence MVIIRLARSGAKKRPFFNMVVADSRDARDGKFIERIGFYNPRAAGGEDTLRVQLDRVTHWQSQGARLSDTVTRLVRQFGAKQKAAGSS from the coding sequence ATGGTCATTATTCGACTGGCGCGAAGCGGTGCCAAGAAACGTCCGTTTTTTAACATGGTAGTAGCGGATTCCCGAGACGCCCGTGACGGCAAGTTCATTGAGCGCATTGGTTTTTATAACCCCAGGGCGGCTGGAGGCGAAGACACATTGCGTGTTCAATTGGATCGTGTCACCCATTGGCAATCACAGGGTGCACGATTATCCGATACCGTTACAAGGCTGGTCAGACAGTTCGGTGCAAAACAAAAAGCCGCAGGAAGCAGCTAA
- the polA gene encoding DNA polymerase I, producing the protein MKTLLLVDGSSYLYRAFHALPDLRNRNNEPTGAIYGVLNMLRRLHKDYQAHYSACVFDAKGKTFRDDLYAEYKAHRPPMPGDLAAQIAPLHECISAMGWPMLIVEGVEADDVIGTLAKQAVLENMHCVISTGDKDIAQLVNPQVTLINTMSNETLDEAAVLAKFGVTPARMLDYLALVGDTVDNIPGVEKVGPKTAVKWLTQYGTLDNLIIHANEIGGAVGENLRAALDWLSRSRELLAIKCDVVLPVALHDLGLQPQDTVKLAELYERLDFKTWLREIRQNVGSGSGNPRVIGDAPSATGYPAVDADRQSSDRVSADYRTILTQSQLDEWIARIHAAPLVSLDTETTGLDPMQSQLVGISFSIAPHQAAYLPLTHRYAGVPPQLGVDLVLDKLRPWLEDPTRSKVGQNLKYDKHILANHDITLNGIVHDTLLQSYVLESHRPHDMDNLALRHLGAKTIGYDEITGKGAGRIGFDQVDIERAAQYAAEDADITLQLHQHLYPEIAKDAKLDYIYRALEMPVLDILFEMERNGVLLDLRLLEIQSRELGEKMLALEGQAHAIAGQPFNLNSPRQIQEILFNQLKLPVIKKTPGGTPSTDEDVLQQLAPDYPLAKILLEYRGLAKLKSTYTDKLPRMVDAATGRVHTNYAQAVAVTGRLASNEPNLQNIPVRTAEGRRIREAFIASPGHRIISADYSQIELRIMAHISQDAGLLKAFAAGEDIHRATAAEVFGAALEAVNNEQRRYAKIINFGLIYGMSEFGLASQLGIERSAARAYMDRYFARYPGVANYMQRTREAARENGYVETVFGRRLWLPEINSSNGNRRQGAERAAINAPMQGTAADIIKLAMIAVHGWLAKTGLRSKLIMQVHDELVLEVPDDEIETVKDELPRLMGGAATLDVPLLVEVGVGPNWEQAH; encoded by the coding sequence ATGAAAACATTGCTGCTGGTTGATGGCTCATCCTACCTGTATCGCGCTTTCCATGCGCTGCCGGATTTGCGCAACCGCAATAACGAACCGACCGGTGCGATTTATGGCGTGCTTAACATGCTGCGCCGTTTGCACAAGGATTACCAGGCTCATTATAGCGCTTGCGTATTTGATGCAAAAGGCAAGACTTTTCGCGACGACCTCTATGCGGAATATAAAGCGCACCGTCCCCCCATGCCGGGCGATCTGGCGGCGCAGATCGCGCCGCTGCATGAGTGCATAAGCGCCATGGGTTGGCCAATGCTGATTGTGGAAGGCGTGGAGGCGGATGATGTGATTGGCACGCTGGCTAAACAAGCCGTGCTCGAAAACATGCATTGTGTCATTTCCACCGGTGATAAGGACATTGCGCAACTGGTGAATCCGCAAGTGACGCTGATCAATACCATGAGCAATGAAACGCTCGACGAAGCGGCGGTGCTTGCCAAATTTGGCGTGACGCCAGCGCGCATGCTCGATTATCTGGCATTGGTGGGTGACACGGTGGACAACATTCCGGGCGTGGAAAAGGTCGGCCCCAAAACCGCGGTGAAATGGCTCACCCAATATGGCACATTGGACAATCTTATCATTCATGCAAATGAAATTGGTGGCGCGGTGGGGGAAAATTTGCGTGCGGCGCTCGACTGGTTGAGCCGATCGCGCGAATTACTGGCGATAAAGTGTGATGTGGTACTCCCTGTCGCTTTACACGATCTTGGGCTGCAACCGCAGGATACCGTAAAACTGGCCGAGCTGTACGAGCGGCTGGATTTTAAAACCTGGTTGCGGGAAATACGGCAGAATGTGGGCTCGGGCTCGGGGAATCCAAGAGTGATTGGCGACGCGCCTTCGGCCACCGGATATCCGGCAGTGGATGCGGATCGGCAATCTTCGGATAGGGTGTCAGCGGACTATCGGACCATTCTCACGCAATCTCAACTGGATGAATGGATCGCACGCATTCATGCCGCGCCGCTGGTTTCGCTGGATACGGAAACCACCGGACTGGATCCGATGCAGTCGCAGCTCGTCGGAATTTCGTTTTCCATTGCGCCTCATCAGGCGGCTTACCTGCCGCTGACCCACCGGTACGCAGGTGTGCCGCCGCAACTGGGGGTGGATCTCGTGCTCGATAAGCTCAGGCCCTGGCTGGAAGACCCCACCAGATCTAAAGTGGGCCAGAATCTAAAATATGACAAACACATTCTTGCCAATCATGACATTACCTTGAACGGGATTGTCCACGATACGCTATTGCAGTCCTACGTACTGGAATCCCATCGTCCGCATGATATGGATAATCTTGCGTTGCGGCATCTTGGAGCCAAAACCATTGGCTATGATGAGATCACCGGCAAGGGGGCCGGGCGTATCGGTTTTGATCAGGTAGACATCGAACGTGCGGCGCAATATGCGGCGGAAGATGCCGATATCACGCTGCAACTGCATCAACACTTGTACCCCGAAATAGCGAAGGACGCGAAGCTCGATTACATCTATCGCGCACTTGAAATGCCGGTATTGGACATACTGTTTGAAATGGAGCGTAACGGCGTATTGCTGGACTTAAGATTGCTGGAAATCCAAAGCCGCGAACTCGGCGAGAAAATGCTGGCGCTGGAAGGGCAGGCACACGCAATTGCCGGGCAGCCATTCAACCTGAATTCACCCAGGCAAATTCAGGAGATACTGTTCAATCAGCTCAAGCTTCCCGTTATCAAGAAAACGCCGGGCGGCACACCCTCCACCGACGAAGACGTGCTGCAACAGCTCGCGCCGGATTATCCCCTGGCAAAAATCCTGCTCGAATACCGCGGTCTTGCCAAGCTTAAATCCACTTATACGGACAAGCTGCCGCGCATGGTGGATGCCGCAACCGGCCGCGTGCACACCAATTATGCGCAAGCGGTGGCGGTGACCGGGCGGCTCGCCAGCAATGAGCCCAACCTGCAAAACATCCCGGTACGCACCGCCGAAGGCCGCCGTATCCGCGAAGCATTTATCGCATCGCCCGGGCATCGCATTATCTCTGCTGATTATTCGCAGATCGAGCTACGCATCATGGCGCACATATCACAGGACGCGGGATTGCTCAAAGCGTTCGCCGCAGGCGAGGACATACATCGCGCCACTGCAGCGGAGGTGTTTGGCGCGGCGCTGGAAGCGGTGAATAATGAACAGCGCCGCTACGCAAAAATCATCAACTTCGGGCTGATTTACGGCATGTCCGAATTCGGCCTCGCCTCGCAACTCGGCATCGAACGCTCCGCCGCCCGTGCTTACATGGACCGGTACTTTGCCCGCTATCCAGGAGTCGCGAATTACATGCAACGTACCCGGGAAGCCGCAAGAGAAAACGGTTACGTCGAAACCGTATTTGGACGCAGATTATGGTTGCCGGAGATCAACAGTTCCAACGGCAATCGCAGACAGGGTGCGGAACGCGCCGCAATCAACGCCCCCATGCAGGGTACCGCGGCCGATATCATCAAGCTTGCCATGATCGCAGTGCATGGCTGGCTGGCCAAAACAGGCTTGCGTAGCAAATTGATCATGCAAGTCCATGACGAGCTGGTACTGGAAGTACCGGATGACGAAATCGAAACGGTAAAAGATGAGCTGCCGCGGCTAATGGGTGGTGCGGCGACGCTTGATGTACCACTGCTGGTGGAGGTGGGTGTGGGTCCGAATTGGGAGCAAGCGCACTGA